A window of Candidatus Izemoplasma sp. contains these coding sequences:
- a CDS encoding methionine ABC transporter ATP-binding protein: MITIKNVTKKYPGSGDEIALNDISTSFKEGYIHGIIGVSGAGKSTLIRLFNQLESYDKGTITIFDYTDIKALNKESTRMLRKDIGMVFQTDHLLSRKTVIDNILLPIGFHRPITEEDKKYAYTLLDEVGLTAYKDRYPAHLSGGQRQRVGIARALINHPKLLICDEPTSALDVITTDHILSLIKRLAKKHHLNVLFVTHDMNVIEAIADTVTVMDKGNIIEQGPLEDILFKAKHPKTKAFIKKVGLDLDTITETFDKSKLLLLKFSQTIVKKPILANMVRDIECEVSIVYSNITPNNAGWMIVYAKNNQQTIKRYLREHQVEVDHVI; this comes from the coding sequence ATGATAACAATTAAAAACGTCACAAAAAAATACCCAGGAAGTGGCGATGAAATAGCTTTAAATGATATTTCAACGTCATTCAAAGAAGGCTATATCCATGGCATTATCGGGGTTAGTGGTGCTGGGAAAAGCACCTTGATTCGGTTATTCAATCAACTTGAAAGTTATGATAAAGGTACCATAACCATATTTGATTATACCGACATCAAAGCCCTTAATAAGGAGTCAACCCGAATGTTGAGAAAGGATATTGGGATGGTCTTTCAAACCGATCATTTACTCAGCCGTAAGACAGTCATTGATAACATCTTATTACCGATTGGCTTTCATCGACCAATTACAGAAGAGGACAAAAAATACGCTTATACGTTGTTAGATGAAGTTGGTTTAACGGCATATAAAGATCGTTATCCTGCTCACCTTTCAGGTGGACAAAGACAACGTGTAGGCATTGCAAGGGCGTTAATCAATCATCCTAAATTATTAATTTGTGATGAGCCAACAAGTGCCCTTGATGTGATTACAACCGATCATATCTTATCATTAATCAAACGTCTCGCAAAAAAACACCACTTGAATGTCTTATTCGTGACTCATGATATGAATGTTATTGAAGCTATCGCAGACACAGTGACTGTGATGGATAAAGGTAACATTATTGAACAAGGTCCCCTTGAAGATATTTTATTTAAAGCAAAACATCCAAAAACAAAGGCCTTTATTAAAAAAGTTGGCCTTGATTTAGATACCATCACAGAAACTTTTGATAAATCCAAATTACTCCTATTAAAGTTTTCACAAACAATTGTGAAAAAACCCATATTAGCCAATATGGTGCGTGATATAGAGTGTGAAGTGTCTATTGTATATAGTAATATCACTCCCAATAATGCTGGGTGGATGATTGTATATGCCAAAAACAACCAACAAACAATAAAAAGGTATTTAAGAGAACATCAAGTGGAGGTGGATCATGTTATTTGA
- a CDS encoding methionine ABC transporter permease, with amino-acid sequence MLFELEYHVYLNALYETVYMTLISTIFVFIFGLIFGALLFTTAKGGLFENSVLHKTLSALTSILRSIPFLILIVLLIPFTRILIGTILGPSAALPALVIGATPFYARLVEIALHETATDLQETGLSFGATKRQVLIKILIPESLPALVRGITVTSIAITGYTSIAGAIGAGGLGNLAYLYGYARNRVYVTLTATFLIAILILCIQITGDYIVNKTTKK; translated from the coding sequence ATGTTATTTGAGTTAGAATATCATGTCTATTTAAATGCGCTTTATGAAACAGTGTATATGACACTGATTAGCACTATTTTTGTTTTCATTTTTGGTCTTATCTTTGGGGCACTACTCTTTACCACCGCTAAAGGGGGACTATTTGAGAACTCAGTTTTACATAAAACTCTCTCAGCCTTAACTAGTATATTAAGAAGTATTCCATTCTTAATCTTAATTGTGCTTTTAATTCCGTTTACACGGATATTAATTGGCACCATTTTAGGACCCTCTGCGGCATTACCGGCACTGGTGATTGGAGCGACACCATTTTATGCCCGACTTGTTGAAATTGCGTTACATGAAACAGCCACTGATTTACAAGAAACTGGTCTGTCCTTTGGTGCAACCAAACGACAAGTACTCATTAAGATTTTAATCCCTGAATCACTTCCCGCTTTAGTAAGAGGTATTACTGTTACATCTATTGCGATAACTGGGTATACCTCAATTGCCGGGGCTATTGGTGCGGGTGGGTTAGGTAATTTAGCCTATTTATATGGCTATGCTCGTAATCGAGTATATGTTACATTAACCGCTACATTTTTAATCGCAATACTTATTTTATGTATTCAAATTACTGGCGACTATATCGTCAACAAAACAACCAAAAAATAA
- a CDS encoding MetQ/NlpA family ABC transporter substrate-binding protein — MKKLLIILALIFTITLSSCSSNDTYKVGATPVPHAEILTHIQPLLEEQGYPFEIVEFTDYVLPNSALSSGDIIANFFQHIPYLNAQIDEYGYNFVNVGGVHVEPIGLYTKVYDSLDTLPDNLELIISNSPTDRPRLLGVLEENGLITLNDDVTDTDIINATTTQLSTLFISSKTITFTEVAAELLVTNYNNEEGDAVLINGNFALDNGLNPLVDSIALEGSASDYVNILVTTQANHDDPFIEALITTLQSKEVQDWIRDNYDGAVVPAAN, encoded by the coding sequence ATGAAAAAATTACTTATAATATTAGCATTAATATTTACCATTACATTAAGCAGTTGTTCATCAAATGATACGTATAAAGTTGGGGCAACACCTGTTCCTCACGCAGAGATACTGACCCACATTCAACCACTTTTAGAGGAACAAGGATATCCCTTTGAAATTGTTGAGTTTACCGATTATGTTTTACCCAATAGTGCATTATCTAGTGGTGATATTATTGCGAACTTCTTCCAACATATTCCTTATTTAAATGCTCAAATTGACGAATATGGATATAACTTTGTCAATGTTGGAGGCGTTCATGTAGAACCAATTGGCCTTTATACTAAAGTCTATGATTCATTAGATACATTACCAGATAATTTAGAGTTGATTATTTCTAACTCACCAACAGATCGGCCTCGTCTTCTTGGTGTACTTGAAGAAAATGGATTAATTACACTCAATGATGATGTGACCGATACTGATATCATCAACGCAACAACAACCCAACTATCTACTTTATTCATATCTTCTAAAACCATTACGTTTACAGAAGTTGCTGCAGAGTTACTGGTTACAAATTACAATAATGAAGAAGGTGACGCCGTATTAATTAATGGAAACTTTGCATTGGACAATGGACTTAATCCGCTTGTAGATAGTATTGCTTTAGAAGGCAGCGCTTCTGATTATGTCAATATTTTAGTCACAACACAAGCTAATCATGATGACCCATTCATTGAAGCCCTCATTACGACGTTACAGTCTAAAGAAGTACAAGATTGGATACGAGACAATTATGATGGGGCAGTTGTTCCTGCGGCTAATTAA